CGTTGGCGTCCGTGGTGCCACTCACCCCGGAGGCGACGACGCGAGCGTCCTCGATCGGCTGGAGCGAACCGTTGTCCAGCAGCGTTCCTACGATCCGTACCACGGCCTGGGCGCCTCCGCCGCCGCAGCCACTCAGCAGGGCCAGCGCGAAGGTGAGCATGACGATGAAGACCACGTAAGAGCGCAAGTTAGGATCTCCCCTTCCGGAGATGCGGATGGCACAAGTGTACCAAAAAGCCCGGCGTTAGGGAATAGGGACCGGCCGCAATTGGGCGACGCTGCGCCGGCGCCCATTCGTGCCGTCCGCTCTATCCCACCGTTATCACGAAGTCCACACCGGTGAGGATGCGCCCACCGTAGGGCACCGTCACCGTCCGCCGCACCGACTTGGCGCCGTAGGTGGCGGTGATGCGGTACTCGCCGGGTGTCAGGAACATGGTGTACACGCCGGAGGCCGGGGTCGTGACGGTGGCCCAGGTCGTGCCCGAAGCCGTGTCCACCGCCGTGACGACCGCCCCGGAGTTGTCCTCCGCGCCCACGAGGGTGACTGTGCCCATCAGGTTGTACGGGCTGGTCGGCGGGTCTGGCGCGGCGGGCGACATGGTGAAACGCAGCCTGGCCATGCCCGGCAGCACACTGACGCTGGTCTCGTAGTCGTCGTAGCCATCGGCCGTGACGGTCACCTCGTGCGTGCCCACCGGCACGGCGCTGACCGTGAAGGAGCCCGTGCTGTCGGTGGTCACGTCCGCCACGTCGCCGAAGTGGACCAGGGCCCCGGGGATCCTGGCATCGGTGAAGGTGTTGACCACCACCCCCGACACGTCTACGGTCGCGGTCCCGGGGATGAGTGACAGGTTCACATCCGGGCTCACGCCGCCGCCGGCGTCCTGCACGACCGTGGTCTCGACGGAGCCCGAGGTGACGAAGCCGTCCGCCTCGGCGGTCACGGTGCTGACGCCGATGGGGATGCCGCCGATGACGTACTGGCCCGAGCTGTCGGTGTACCCGGAGAGCTGCGTGGTGCCGCCGGTGGCGACATGCGTGAACTTCACCAGCGCCGACGTGATCGGCGCACCCGTGGAGCTGGTGACCGTGCCACGCACCGTCCCGGTCTCGGTCGTGTCCACCGGGTCCAGTTGGGCCGTGTAGAACGTCACCACAGTCATGCTGAGTTGGATCCACTCGGTGATCGTGGCATAGCCGGGTGCGGTGACGGTGACCGGCTGGGTAGGCGGGGAGCCGGTGCCAAACGGCACGCCGCGTAGGACCACGCTCTGCTCCTCGACCGTGACGGTGCCCCGCACGCCGCCCACGATGGCGGTCGCCTCGACAGTGATGTTCTCGTCGGTGGAGGTGTCCACAGCCTCCACCACCACGACGGCCGAGGTAGGCGTGGACGATGTGGGCACACTGGAGCAGCCGCTCAGGACAAGGGCGGCCAGCAGGCACAGGATGAGGGAGCGTCGTATCATGAGTGCGTCCCTGGCAGATGATCGGGCAGGCGTGGGCACTGGGTCTCCTATTCGGTCACGGCCGGGAAGATGAGCGTGACACCGTCGGAGACCAGGCACCGCAGCCAGTAGGCCTCCCAGGGCTGGCAGGCTTCGGCTAGCTGGTAGCCGACCGTCTGATCGTAGGCATAGATTCCGTCTTGCACCAGATGCGCGGCCACCGCCGCGTCCCAGGTGACGGGGTCGTTGGCTCCCTGCCGCACCTGCAGGCTGTCCAGCGTCACAATCGAGAGCCGCGGGCAGCCCACGAGGTTCCAGCCGGCCTTCACGTCCATCTCAAAGGTCTGCGCGGTGTCGGGCTGGAGACCCTCCAGGTTCACCGTCGTGTCGGCCGGGACACGCCACCAGTAGCCTTGCCCGGGGCTGTGGAACTCGAACTGCGGCCACAGCTCCCACTTGTTGTCGCCGGCCAGCAGGGGGTTCCACCAGGCCAGCAGCAGCTTCTCCAGCGGCACGCCCAGCACCTGAGTCAGGTCGGAAGACAGCGGCTTGAGCGGCAGTGACATCAGGTACAGGCCATTGACATCGTAGGCGAACGTGTGGCTGGCCGTGGCATGGCTGCCGGACTGCAGGAGGCACATGTACGAGTCCCAGCCGATGTTGCGGATGGCGGTGACCGACTGCCCTGCCTCGTTGGTGAAGGTGATCTCCACCTGCATGGGGCTGAGGTCGGTACTGGTGATGCGGCTGCCCCACACGCCGCGGTTCACGCTCACCCCCGCCAGGCCGTCGCCGCCGGTCACGTCCACCGAACCGGTTCCGTCGCCGACGATCGCGCCGTAGAGGTTGTTGCTGCTGGA
This sequence is a window from bacterium. Protein-coding genes within it:
- a CDS encoding carboxypeptidase regulatory-like domain-containing protein, encoding MIRRSLILCLLAALVLSGCSSVPTSSTPTSAVVVVEAVDTSTDENITVEATAIVGGVRGTVTVEEQSVVLRGVPFGTGSPPTQPVTVTAPGYATITEWIQLSMTVVTFYTAQLDPVDTTETGTVRGTVTSSTGAPITSALVKFTHVATGGTTQLSGYTDSSGQYVIGGIPIGVSTVTAEADGFVTSGSVETTVVQDAGGGVSPDVNLSLIPGTATVDVSGVVVNTFTDARIPGALVHFGDVADVTTDSTGSFTVSAVPVGTHEVTVTADGYDDYETSVSVLPGMARLRFTMSPAAPDPPTSPYNLMGTVTLVGAEDNSGAVVTAVDTASGTTWATVTTPASGVYTMFLTPGEYRITATYGAKSVRRTVTVPYGGRILTGVDFVITVG